From the genome of Winogradskyella forsetii, one region includes:
- a CDS encoding lysophospholipid acyltransferase family protein: MQLIAYILVYPILWLISILPFRLLYGFSDVICFFMYRVFGYRKQVVKENLRLVFPEKPEAEITKITKQFYHHFCDMMFEAIKSLTISESQMKKRFKFTNVELINDLENKNRSIILMCGHYGSWEWIFILQKYVKHKGFAVYKRLNNKYFDKLVKQIRAKYDSHLITTKETFNVLLKSKQNGELTINGFVSDQTPKVHKAFHWNKFMGIKVPMYTGAEMLAKKLDMAVVFFSVKRLKRGYYETTFKTISEHPQEYDDYEITDIFFKLLEEKILEAPQYYLWTHRRWKHKDSVPPEFL; the protein is encoded by the coding sequence ATGCAACTTATTGCTTATATCTTAGTTTACCCCATTCTCTGGCTAATTTCAATCTTACCATTTAGATTACTTTATGGATTTTCGGATGTTATTTGTTTCTTTATGTATCGCGTTTTTGGCTACAGAAAACAGGTTGTAAAAGAGAATCTTAGATTGGTTTTTCCTGAAAAACCGGAAGCTGAAATCACTAAAATCACCAAACAATTCTATCATCATTTTTGCGATATGATGTTTGAAGCCATTAAATCCCTTACCATTTCCGAATCACAAATGAAAAAGCGATTTAAGTTTACAAACGTTGAATTGATCAATGACCTAGAAAACAAGAATAGAAGCATTATTTTAATGTGTGGCCATTACGGAAGTTGGGAATGGATCTTTATTTTACAGAAATACGTAAAGCACAAAGGTTTTGCGGTTTATAAACGTTTAAACAATAAGTATTTTGACAAATTGGTAAAACAGATTAGAGCCAAGTATGATTCGCACCTTATTACGACTAAAGAAACCTTTAATGTCCTACTTAAGAGCAAGCAAAATGGCGAATTAACCATTAATGGTTTTGTGTCTGACCAAACACCCAAAGTGCATAAAGCATTCCATTGGAACAAATTTATGGGCATTAAAGTCCCAATGTACACAGGTGCTGAAATGTTGGCAAAAAAATTGGATATGGCAGTAGTGTTTTTTAGTGTGAAACGACTAAAACGCGGTTATTACGAAACCACCTTTAAGACCATATCTGAACATCCACAAGAATACGATGATTACGAAATCACGGATATATTTTTCAAACTACTCGAAGAAAAAATTCTAGAAGCACCACAGTATTATCTTTGGACCCATCGACGCTGGAAGCATAAGGATAGCGTTCCCCCAGAATTCCTTTGA
- a CDS encoding aminotransferase class V-fold PLP-dependent enzyme — translation MTLISETIKQDMVTDLETYFNQFRKHIIGQEQSFVSPYGEQKIIYTDWTASGRLYRPIEEKLTNDFGPFVANTHTETTVSGTAMTKAYHKARHIIKDHVNANADDILIVSGNGMTGVVNKFQRILGLKVPENLKAFTKVPDEMRPVVFISHMEHHSNQTTWLETMAKVEVVPPNEEGLFCLKNLETLLHQYKDCTIKIASIIDGSNVTGIQIPHHEVAKLMHKYGGVCFVDFACSAPYVAIDMHPEDEDAQLDAIFFSPHKFLGGPGTSGVLVFNKKLYKNMVPDCPGGGTVSWTNPWGEHKYIDNIEDREDGGTPGFLQTIKTALSIRLKEQMGVANMLQREHELVAIIFDKLGDIPNINILAGQHKERLGVISFYIDDLHFNLAVKLLNDKFGIQTRGGCSCAGTYGHFLLHVDQQMSHELTNEISIGDLVRKPGWIRMSIHPTTTNAEIKFVCDSIVDLSQNHRTWAKDYEYSKCNNEFVHKSLKDRTSTAVSVDAWFDM, via the coding sequence ATGACTTTGATTTCTGAAACAATAAAACAAGATATGGTAACTGACTTAGAAACCTATTTCAATCAGTTCAGAAAGCATATTATTGGTCAAGAACAATCCTTTGTGTCGCCTTATGGCGAACAAAAAATCATATATACGGATTGGACCGCTTCTGGTCGTTTATACCGACCTATTGAAGAAAAACTGACCAATGATTTTGGCCCTTTTGTGGCCAATACACATACAGAAACAACGGTTTCAGGTACGGCTATGACCAAAGCGTATCATAAAGCAAGGCATATTATAAAAGACCATGTCAATGCGAATGCCGACGATATCCTTATCGTTTCGGGAAATGGAATGACAGGCGTGGTAAATAAATTCCAACGTATTTTAGGGTTAAAAGTTCCTGAGAATTTAAAAGCGTTTACTAAGGTTCCGGATGAAATGCGACCTGTTGTTTTTATTTCACATATGGAACATCATTCTAACCAAACCACGTGGTTGGAAACCATGGCAAAAGTTGAGGTTGTGCCACCAAATGAAGAGGGTTTATTTTGCCTAAAGAATTTAGAGACCTTATTACATCAATATAAAGATTGTACTATTAAAATTGCATCGATAATAGACGGTTCTAATGTTACGGGAATTCAGATTCCACATCATGAGGTTGCTAAATTGATGCATAAATATGGAGGTGTTTGTTTTGTGGATTTTGCCTGTTCAGCACCTTACGTAGCTATTGATATGCATCCTGAAGATGAAGATGCCCAATTAGATGCCATATTCTTTTCACCTCATAAATTTTTGGGTGGACCTGGCACCTCTGGTGTTTTGGTTTTCAATAAGAAATTATATAAAAATATGGTGCCAGATTGTCCAGGAGGCGGTACGGTGAGTTGGACGAATCCTTGGGGCGAGCACAAGTACATCGATAATATTGAAGATCGGGAAGATGGTGGTACACCAGGATTTCTTCAAACTATAAAAACAGCTTTATCTATTCGTTTAAAAGAACAAATGGGAGTGGCTAATATGTTGCAGCGGGAACATGAACTTGTGGCTATCATCTTTGATAAGTTAGGAGACATTCCAAATATTAATATTCTTGCTGGCCAGCATAAGGAACGATTAGGTGTGATTTCATTCTATATCGACGATTTACATTTTAATCTCGCTGTAAAATTGTTGAATGATAAGTTTGGGATTCAAACACGTGGTGGTTGCAGTTGTGCTGGTACTTATGGGCATTTTCTGTTGCATGTAGATCAGCAAATGTCTCACGAATTAACGAATGAAATATCCATTGGAGATTTGGTGCGTAAGCCAGGTTGGATTCGTATGTCCATTCATCCTACAACGACGAATGCTGAAATAAAATTCGTTTGTGATAGTATTGTTGATTTATCTCAAAATCATCGCACTTGGGCTAAGGATTATGAGTATTCAAAATGTAACAATGAGTTTGTGCATAAGTCGTTAAAAGATCGGACTTCCACAGCAGTTAGTGTTGATGCTTGGTTTGATATGTAA
- a CDS encoding rhomboid family intramembrane serine protease: MDNLGISIVTILIIAANGILSFKGFDDRSFFEKYKFNVGSIRRGEQIRMLSSGFLHADITHFLFNMFTLYFFADYVVRPLGSFNFLIIYFASLIFGNLLSLYFHKDDYWYSAIGASGAVTGVLYAAILINPGMSLYMFFVPIPIPGYVFGVGYLLYSIYGMKKRIGNIGHDAHFGGAIGGYVITLILMPSLFQTDLLYIGLLAIPIIILFVLHKTGKLN, from the coding sequence ATGGACAATTTGGGAATAAGCATAGTCACCATTTTAATTATCGCAGCCAACGGAATCCTATCGTTTAAGGGATTTGATGATCGCAGTTTTTTTGAAAAGTATAAGTTTAATGTTGGTAGCATAAGACGAGGCGAGCAAATTAGAATGTTAAGTTCTGGATTTCTTCATGCGGATATTACCCATTTTTTGTTTAATATGTTTACCCTGTACTTTTTTGCAGATTACGTAGTCAGGCCGCTTGGTTCTTTTAATTTTCTAATTATCTATTTCGCTAGTTTGATATTTGGTAATTTACTCTCCCTTTATTTTCATAAGGATGACTATTGGTACAGTGCTATTGGCGCGAGTGGCGCGGTTACAGGAGTTCTATATGCTGCAATTCTCATAAATCCAGGAATGAGTTTGTATATGTTCTTTGTACCGATTCCAATTCCAGGCTATGTGTTTGGTGTAGGCTATTTATTGTACTCCATTTATGGAATGAAGAAAAGAATTGGAAATATTGGTCACGACGCCCATTTTGGCGGTGCCATTGGCGGTTATGTCATTACCTTAATATTGATGCCAAGTTTATTTCAAACTGATTTATTGTATATCGGTTTATTGGCGATACCTATTATTATCTTGTTTGTGTTGCATAAGACTGGAAAGTTGAATTAA